The following proteins come from a genomic window of Agrobacterium tumefaciens:
- the traD gene encoding type IV conjugative transfer system coupling protein TraD — MAKSTTAEARKKDTREKIELGGLIVKAGLRYEKRSLLLGLLIDASGRIKGDETEKARLAAIGAEVFGNDGE; from the coding sequence ATGGCGAAATCAACGACGGCAGAGGCGCGTAAAAAGGACACGCGCGAAAAAATCGAACTCGGCGGCCTGATCGTCAAGGCGGGGCTGCGGTACGAGAAGCGTTCCTTGCTGCTCGGTCTGCTGATCGATGCCAGCGGGCGGATCAAGGGCGACGAGACGGAGAAAGCCCGACTGGCGGCGATCGGCGCGGAGGTCTTCGGCAATGACGGCGAATAG
- a CDS encoding NAD-dependent epimerase/dehydratase family protein, with the protein MDEKETTHPVMVTGATGFVAGWIVKDLIEAGLTVHAPIRKASDPEKTKYLRQIAESGPGTIKFFEADLLAPGSYREAMMGCQIVFHTASPFVVDVKDPQRDLVDPALLGTRNVLEEATRHPTIKRVVLTSSCAAMYGDAADVAEAPNKTLTEDLWNSSSSLQHNPYSYSKTVAEREAWRIARSQKVWDLVSINPSLVIGPGINPYATSESFRMVKQMGDGTLRWGAPRWGLGAVDVRDLAKAHLSAAFTPTASGRYIISRHDTDLLSLALTLLPKYGHANPIPRRALPKWFMWLVGPLAGGGITRKIVARNVDHHFRCDNGRSRRELGVMYRPLEESMSDMFQQLIDCEVIRSRQT; encoded by the coding sequence ATGGATGAAAAAGAAACAACCCACCCTGTCATGGTGACGGGTGCGACCGGCTTCGTTGCCGGTTGGATCGTCAAGGATTTGATCGAGGCGGGCCTCACTGTTCATGCGCCGATCCGAAAAGCAAGCGATCCCGAAAAGACGAAATACCTGCGCCAAATTGCAGAGAGTGGGCCAGGCACGATAAAGTTCTTTGAAGCTGACTTGCTGGCGCCCGGCTCCTATCGCGAGGCGATGATGGGTTGCCAAATCGTATTCCACACCGCGTCCCCCTTCGTGGTCGACGTCAAGGACCCGCAGAGAGACCTTGTTGATCCTGCGTTGCTTGGTACGCGAAATGTTCTGGAAGAGGCTACAAGACACCCCACCATCAAACGCGTGGTTCTGACCAGTAGCTGTGCCGCCATGTACGGCGATGCGGCCGACGTCGCAGAAGCACCAAATAAAACTCTCACCGAGGATCTCTGGAACAGCTCTTCCTCTCTCCAGCACAATCCATACTCATATTCCAAGACAGTTGCGGAGCGGGAAGCTTGGAGGATCGCCCGAAGTCAGAAGGTATGGGATCTCGTTTCCATCAATCCATCCCTGGTCATCGGACCCGGCATCAATCCCTACGCCACCTCCGAGAGCTTCCGCATGGTGAAGCAAATGGGTGACGGGACTTTGCGATGGGGAGCGCCGCGGTGGGGATTGGGCGCCGTGGATGTCAGAGATCTTGCCAAGGCCCACCTGTCCGCTGCTTTTACCCCAACCGCTAGCGGAAGATACATAATCAGCCGCCATGATACGGATTTGCTCAGTTTGGCGCTGACCCTGCTGCCGAAGTATGGGCATGCCAATCCGATACCTCGCCGCGCACTGCCCAAGTGGTTCATGTGGCTCGTAGGCCCTCTCGCGGGCGGAGGCATTACACGCAAGATCGTTGCCCGGAATGTCGATCATCATTTCCGGTGCGACAACGGCCGTAGCAGACGAGAACTAGGGGTAATGTACCGGCCGTTGGAAGAATCCATGAGCGACATGTTTCAGCAGTTGATCGACTGCGAAGTCATCCGTTCTAGGCAGACCTAG
- a CDS encoding transcriptional repressor TraM produces the protein MDLKDSAVSDTCELRPVIGLTRGLPIPDIETLAVNAIRMHRQLVEKADQLFQALPEEYQTGKSFGGKQHLEYIEAMIEMHAQMSAVNALVGLLGYIPKVSVN, from the coding sequence ATGGATTTGAAAGATTCAGCAGTGTCGGACACATGTGAATTGCGCCCGGTGATCGGGCTCACGCGCGGACTTCCAATCCCGGATATAGAGACGTTGGCGGTCAACGCCATCCGGATGCACAGGCAACTCGTCGAAAAGGCGGATCAGCTTTTCCAGGCGCTGCCGGAGGAATATCAAACGGGGAAATCGTTCGGTGGCAAACAGCATCTTGAATACATCGAAGCAATGATCGAGATGCATGCGCAGATGAGCGCCGTTAACGCGCTTGTTGGTCTGCTGGGCTACATTCCAAAGGTTTCAGTCAACTAA
- the traF gene encoding conjugative transfer signal peptidase TraF, translating to MRRRRVLLFLSGAAVIIAALAAAAITGGYRLNLTPSEPLGLWRIEQLQRPVAIGDLVFLCPPSTAVFAEARVRGYLRRGLCAGGVAPLIKTVAALPGQRVEITDHVHIDGRSVPASSVSGTDGDGRVLLPDSGGVVPPHHLFLHSSFASSYDSRYFGPVPDSGLLGLARPVFTFHL from the coding sequence ATGAGGCGGAGACGGGTTCTCCTGTTTCTGTCTGGCGCCGCTGTCATCATAGCCGCACTCGCGGCGGCTGCGATCACGGGTGGCTATCGGCTGAACCTGACCCCAAGCGAGCCGCTCGGCCTCTGGCGTATCGAACAGCTTCAGCGTCCGGTCGCTATCGGCGATCTTGTGTTTTTATGTCCGCCCTCGACAGCCGTCTTCGCAGAGGCACGAGTTCGCGGATATCTTCGGCGAGGTCTTTGTGCCGGTGGCGTTGCGCCGTTGATCAAGACTGTTGCGGCGCTCCCTGGGCAGCGTGTCGAAATCACCGATCACGTGCACATCGACGGCCGTTCGGTCCCCGCATCGTCGGTGAGCGGCACGGACGGCGATGGCAGGGTGCTCCTGCCTGACTCCGGCGGCGTGGTTCCGCCGCATCATTTGTTCCTTCACTCCTCCTTTGCGAGCTCCTATGATAGTCGATATTTTGGTCCGGTTCCGGATTCCGGTCTTCTCGGCCTGGCGCGGCCCGTCTTCACCTTCCACCTGTGA
- the traA gene encoding Ti-type conjugative transfer relaxase TraA: MAIAHFSASIVSRGSGRSVVLSAAYRHCAKMEFEREARTIDYTRKQGLLHEEFVLPANAPEWARSLIADRSVSGAIEAFWNKVEAFEKRADAQLARDLTIALPLELSAEQNIALVRDFVEKHILAKGMVADWVYHENPGNPHIHLMTTLRPLSDESFGSKKVAVIGEDGQPVRTKSGKILYELWAGSTDDFNVLRDGWFERLNHHLALGGIDLKIDGRSYEKQGINLEPTVHLGVGAKAIERKAEQRGVRPELERVELNEQRRSENTRRILNNPAIVLDLITREKSVFDERDIAKVLHRYIDDPALFQQLMLKIILNPDVLRLQRETIDFSTGEKLPARYSTRAMIRLEATMARQATWLSNREGRSVSPTALDATFRRHEQLSDEQKAAIERVAGPARIAAVVGRAGAGKTTMMKAAREVWELAGYHVVGGALAGKAAEGLEKEAGIQSRTLASWELRWKRGRDLLDDKTIFIMDEAGMVASKQMAAFVDAAVRAGAKIVLVGDPEQLQPIEAGAAFRAIVDRIGYAELETIYRQRAEWMRKASLDLARGNVENALSAYGANVRIAGERLKAEAVERLIADWNHDYDQTKTILILAHLRRDVRMLNVMAREKLVERGIVGEGHLFRTADGERRFDAGDQIVFLKNERSLGVKNGMIGHVVEAAANRIVATVGEGDRRRQVIVEQRFYNNLDHGYATTIHKSQGATVDRVKVLASLSLDRHLTYVAMTRHREDLQLYYGTRSFSFNGGLAKVLSRRQAKETTLDYEHGQFYREALRFAETRGLHVVQVARTMVRDRLDWTLRQKAKLVDLSRRLAAFAAHLGITQSPKTQTMKETAPMVAGIKIFSGSVADTVGDRLGTDPALKQQWEEVSARFAYVFADPESAFRAINFDAVLADKEVANQVLRKIEVEPASIGPLKGKTDILATRSEREARRVAEVNVPALKRDLEQYLRMRETVTQRLQTDEQSLRQRVSIDIPALSPGARVVLERVRDAIDRNDLPAAMAYAISNRETKLEIDGFNRAVTERFGERTLLSNSAREPSGKLYEKLSESMKPEQKEQLKQAWPVMRTAQQLAAHERTVQSLRQAEEQRLTQRQTPVLKQ; this comes from the coding sequence GTGGCCATCGCCCATTTCTCAGCCAGCATCGTCAGCCGCGGCTCGGGCCGCAGCGTGGTGCTGTCTGCCGCCTACCGGCACTGCGCGAAGATGGAATTCGAGCGCGAGGCCCGCACCATTGACTACACCCGCAAACAAGGCTTGCTGCATGAAGAGTTCGTACTCCCTGCAAATGCCCCCGAATGGGCTCGCAGCCTCATCGCCGACCGCTCTGTTTCGGGCGCTATCGAAGCCTTCTGGAACAAGGTGGAAGCGTTCGAGAAGCGTGCCGATGCGCAGCTTGCCCGTGACCTGACGATTGCCTTGCCCCTGGAACTTTCGGCCGAGCAGAACATCGCCCTGGTCAGGGATTTTGTCGAGAAACACATCCTGGCGAAGGGCATGGTTGCCGATTGGGTTTACCACGAAAATCCCGGCAATCCGCACATCCATCTGATGACCACGTTGCGGCCGCTTTCTGATGAGAGCTTCGGGTCGAAGAAGGTTGCCGTCATCGGCGAGGACGGCCAGCCGGTACGCACGAAGTCCGGGAAGATCCTATACGAACTCTGGGCCGGTTCGACCGATGACTTCAACGTGTTGCGCGACGGATGGTTCGAGCGGTTGAACCATCATCTCGCGCTCGGCGGCATCGATCTCAAGATCGACGGCCGTTCCTATGAGAAGCAGGGTATCAATCTTGAGCCCACCGTTCACCTTGGCGTCGGGGCCAAGGCGATCGAGCGCAAGGCGGAGCAAAGGGGTGTTCGCCCGGAACTGGAACGGGTCGAGCTGAACGAGCAACGACGCTCGGAAAACACCCGCCGCATTCTGAACAATCCAGCCATCGTGCTCGACTTGATCACGCGAGAGAAGAGCGTCTTCGACGAACGCGATATAGCCAAGGTCCTGCATCGCTATATCGACGACCCCGCGCTCTTCCAGCAATTGATGTTGAAGATCATCCTGAACCCGGACGTGTTGCGGCTGCAGCGCGAGACGATCGATTTCTCCACCGGAGAAAAGCTGCCGGCGCGCTATTCCACGCGGGCGATGATCCGGCTGGAAGCGACGATGGCACGGCAGGCAACATGGCTGTCGAACCGGGAGGGAAGGAGCGTTTCCCCCACCGCTCTCGACGCCACCTTCCGGCGCCATGAGCAGTTGTCCGACGAGCAGAAAGCGGCAATCGAGCGCGTTGCAGGACCTGCCCGTATCGCCGCGGTCGTCGGACGTGCCGGGGCCGGCAAGACCACGATGATGAAGGCAGCCCGTGAAGTCTGGGAATTGGCTGGATATCATGTGGTCGGTGGTGCGCTTGCAGGCAAAGCGGCCGAAGGATTGGAAAAGGAAGCGGGGATCCAGAGCCGGACGCTTGCGTCATGGGAGCTGCGCTGGAAACGCGGCCGTGACCTTCTGGACGACAAAACGATCTTCATCATGGACGAGGCCGGCATGGTCGCCTCAAAACAAATGGCGGCCTTCGTCGATGCGGCGGTTCGGGCGGGTGCGAAGATCGTGCTGGTCGGCGATCCCGAACAGCTTCAGCCGATCGAGGCGGGCGCTGCTTTCCGCGCCATTGTCGATCGCATTGGTTACGCCGAACTCGAAACCATCTATCGCCAGCGCGCGGAATGGATGCGCAAGGCGTCGCTCGATCTCGCGCGCGGCAATGTCGAAAACGCATTGAGTGCTTATGGTGCCAACGTCAGGATTGCGGGCGAGCGCCTGAAGGCCGAAGCTGTCGAGCGTCTGATCGCCGACTGGAACCACGACTACGATCAGACGAAGACGATTCTGATCCTTGCCCATCTGCGCCGCGATGTTCGCATGCTCAATGTCATGGCCCGCGAAAAGCTGGTCGAACGCGGCATTGTCGGTGAAGGTCATCTGTTCCGGACCGCCGACGGCGAACGCCGTTTCGACGCTGGCGACCAGATTGTCTTCCTGAAGAACGAGAGATCGCTCGGCGTCAAGAATGGCATGATCGGTCATGTCGTAGAGGCAGCAGCAAACCGCATCGTCGCAACGGTGGGCGAGGGGGATCGGCGGCGCCAGGTGATCGTCGAACAGCGGTTCTACAACAATCTCGATCACGGCTACGCCACGACGATCCACAAGTCTCAAGGAGCGACCGTCGATAGGGTCAAGGTGCTCGCTTCCCTGTCTCTGGATCGGCATCTGACCTATGTGGCGATGACCCGCCATCGTGAGGATCTGCAACTCTATTACGGAACGCGGTCCTTCTCCTTCAATGGCGGCCTGGCCAAGGTTCTCTCCCGAAGACAAGCCAAGGAGACGACGCTCGATTACGAGCATGGGCAGTTCTATCGCGAGGCGCTGCGCTTCGCCGAGACTCGTGGCCTGCACGTCGTCCAGGTCGCACGCACGATGGTACGCGATCGGCTCGACTGGACGCTCCGCCAGAAAGCCAAACTTGTCGATCTCAGCCGGCGTCTTGCTGCCTTCGCCGCGCACCTCGGCATCACCCAATCCCCGAAAACCCAAACGATGAAGGAGACCGCACCGATGGTCGCAGGCATCAAGATATTCTCCGGTTCTGTTGCCGATACGGTCGGTGACAGGCTCGGCACAGATCCCGCCCTGAAGCAACAATGGGAGGAAGTCTCGGCGCGTTTCGCGTACGTCTTCGCCGATCCCGAATCCGCCTTCCGTGCGATTAACTTCGACGCGGTTCTGGCAGACAAGGAGGTGGCGAACCAGGTTCTCCGGAAAATCGAAGTGGAGCCGGCTTCGATCGGCCCGCTAAAGGGCAAGACCGACATTCTCGCCACCAGGTCGGAGCGGGAGGCGCGTCGTGTCGCCGAGGTCAATGTTCCCGCCTTGAAGCGGGATCTTGAGCAATATCTTCGGATGCGTGAGACGGTTACTCAGAGGCTGCAAACGGACGAGCAGTCCCTGCGTCAGCGGGTCTCGATTGACATTCCGGCGCTGTCGCCGGGAGCCCGTGTCGTGCTGGAGAGGGTGCGTGACGCAATCGACCGCAACGATCTGCCGGCAGCGATGGCCTACGCGATCAGCAATCGCGAAACAAAGCTCGAAATCGACGGGTTCAACCGGGCGGTTACCGAGCGGTTCGGGGAACGGACGCTGTTGAGCAACTCTGCCCGTGAGCCGTCGGGAAAGCTGTACGAAAAGCTCTCCGAGTCCATGAAACCGGAGCAGAAGGAGCAGCTCAAACAAGCCTGGCCGGTCATGCGCACGGCGCAACAACTCGCGGCTCACGAGCGCACCGTGCAGTCGCTGAGGCAAGCCGAGGAACAGCGTCTTACCCAGCGCCAGACGCCGGTGCTGAAGCAATGA
- a CDS encoding conjugal transfer protein TraB produces the protein MTDRWKCIFLVVAAILCGRIGWSGEVLLLPLTMIFPVLWAMTPSRSIAALVSAGYFLAASRGLPQGVANFYASDLWPGLLLWVTASVSFIAVHAALWMRPCDEFASGTRGADLARAIRYLLAMGLTALPPFGITGWAHPLTAAGVLFPGWGWWGVGATAILLVLTIGRRWRIAVAVIGGLYVWSLTNWTPPKLPPGWIAVDLKQGRTVGRNGSLAYQRDLIDTVRKAAEAGEDVRVAVLPESALGFWTPTVARVWQEGLRGSSLTVVAGAAVIDWRGYDSVMVAISANSATVPYRERMPVPGSMWQPWLRWTGQGGGAGAAFFGNPVIEVEGRRIAPLICYEQLLVWPVLQSMLHSPQVMVAVGNGWWTENTSIVAIQKASVAAWARLFGLPVVMAFNI, from the coding sequence ATGACTGATCGCTGGAAATGCATCTTTCTCGTCGTCGCTGCGATCCTCTGTGGAAGGATCGGCTGGAGCGGCGAGGTACTTCTCTTGCCCCTCACGATGATATTTCCTGTGCTATGGGCCATGACGCCGTCACGCTCGATAGCTGCACTCGTGTCTGCAGGGTATTTTCTGGCGGCCTCCCGCGGTTTGCCGCAGGGCGTGGCCAACTTCTACGCTTCCGATCTCTGGCCTGGACTTCTGCTGTGGGTGACGGCTTCGGTGTCGTTTATTGCCGTGCATGCCGCACTCTGGATGAGGCCCTGTGACGAATTTGCGTCGGGGACCAGGGGCGCGGATTTGGCGAGAGCGATACGTTATCTGCTCGCAATGGGGCTTACTGCGCTGCCGCCCTTCGGCATCACCGGTTGGGCGCATCCCCTGACTGCTGCCGGCGTTCTATTCCCCGGTTGGGGATGGTGGGGAGTGGGCGCGACCGCGATCCTGTTGGTCCTCACGATCGGTCGAAGATGGCGGATCGCGGTCGCAGTCATCGGAGGACTTTACGTCTGGTCCCTAACAAACTGGACGCCCCCGAAACTACCACCCGGCTGGATTGCGGTCGATCTGAAACAAGGGAGAACCGTTGGGCGCAATGGCTCGCTGGCCTATCAACGTGATTTGATTGACACGGTGCGCAAGGCCGCCGAAGCGGGCGAGGATGTTCGTGTCGCGGTGCTGCCTGAAAGTGCGCTCGGCTTCTGGACGCCGACCGTCGCACGGGTCTGGCAGGAAGGTCTCCGTGGCTCCAGTCTCACTGTCGTCGCAGGTGCCGCCGTCATCGACTGGCGCGGCTATGACAGTGTCATGGTGGCGATTTCGGCCAACTCTGCAACGGTCCCCTATCGGGAGCGTATGCCAGTCCCGGGTTCGATGTGGCAACCATGGTTGCGATGGACCGGACAGGGCGGTGGCGCGGGGGCCGCCTTCTTCGGCAATCCGGTGATTGAGGTTGAGGGAAGAAGGATCGCGCCGCTGATCTGCTACGAGCAACTCCTTGTCTGGCCCGTCCTGCAATCAATGCTGCACTCGCCCCAGGTGATGGTTGCGGTGGGCAATGGATGGTGGACGGAAAACACCTCGATTGTTGCGATCCAGAAAGCGAGCGTTGCGGCCTGGGCAAGGCTCTTCGGCTTACCGGTTGTCATGGCATTCAACATATAG
- the traR gene encoding autoinducer-binding transcriptional regulator TraR, whose product MQHWLDKLIDLAALRGDESVLKDALTHLAHQAGFSGYAYLFIRPGHTITSSNYPPGWRSIYFKRKYETIDPIVKRAKSLKRVFTWSGEEQRRQLSKEERAFFDQAAEFGIRSGITIPIRAANGSTSMFTLASDKQAIELERDIDPVAAAAAVGQLHTRMTLLPLTPTAQHPAWLDPKEAAYLNWISVGKTMEEAADLEGVKYNSVKSKLEEARKRFQIHTMPHLVALAIRAGLI is encoded by the coding sequence ATGCAACATTGGCTGGACAAGCTAATTGACCTTGCAGCGCTTCGGGGCGACGAGAGTGTCTTGAAGGACGCTCTAACCCATCTTGCCCACCAAGCAGGATTTTCCGGCTATGCCTATCTGTTCATCCGACCGGGCCACACAATCACCTCATCAAATTACCCTCCCGGTTGGCGGTCGATTTATTTCAAAAGAAAATACGAGACCATCGACCCGATCGTAAAGCGCGCGAAATCGCTGAAACGGGTATTTACGTGGAGCGGGGAGGAACAGAGACGGCAGCTTTCAAAGGAAGAGCGGGCGTTCTTCGACCAGGCAGCAGAATTCGGCATCCGTTCCGGCATCACCATCCCGATCAGAGCAGCCAATGGCTCGACTTCCATGTTTACTCTGGCATCCGATAAACAAGCAATCGAACTCGAACGAGATATCGATCCTGTCGCGGCCGCCGCAGCTGTTGGCCAGCTTCACACCCGTATGACCCTGTTGCCCCTAACGCCGACTGCACAGCACCCGGCGTGGCTCGATCCGAAAGAGGCCGCGTACCTAAACTGGATCTCGGTCGGCAAGACGATGGAAGAAGCTGCCGATCTCGAGGGCGTTAAATACAATTCGGTGAAAAGCAAACTTGAGGAGGCGAGAAAGCGCTTCCAGATCCATACGATGCCGCACCTGGTGGCACTCGCCATCCGCGCCGGCCTCATCTAG
- the traC gene encoding conjugal transfer protein TraC, protein MKKPSSKIREEIARLQDQLKQAETREAERIGRIALRAGLGDIEIDEAELQAAFEDVAKRFRGGKGMATGRKNAGESRSGSEPSTSQSPGADAGGAGEA, encoded by the coding sequence ATGAAGAAACCGTCATCGAAGATCAGGGAAGAGATCGCAAGATTGCAGGACCAGCTGAAGCAGGCAGAGACGCGTGAGGCCGAGCGCATCGGCCGCATCGCGCTGAGGGCTGGTCTTGGCGACATCGAGATTGACGAGGCGGAGCTTCAGGCTGCCTTCGAGGACGTCGCCAAACGGTTTCGCGGAGGCAAAGGTATGGCGACCGGGAGAAAGAATGCCGGCGAGAGCAGAAGCGGCAGTGAGCCGTCCACGTCGCAGTCGCCTGGCGCGGATGCGGGCGGGGCTGGTGAGGCTTGA
- the traG gene encoding Ti-type conjugative transfer system protein TraG, which produces MTANRLLLTILPAAIMIAALVMMSGLEHRLAALGTSAPARLALGRAGLVLPYVGAAAIGVVALFATHGSTNIKAAGLSVLAGSAVVVIIAMTREAIRLAAIASDVPAGQSVLAYADPATMLGAAVAFIGSVFALRVAIKGNAAFAMAAPKRIGGKRAVHGEADWMKLPEAAKVFPEAGGIVIGERYRVDRDSVATMPFRSDEPQSWGAGGKSPLLCFDGSFGSSHGIVFAGSGGFKTTSVTIPTALKWGGGLVVLDPSSEVAPMVIEHRRKAGRKVIVLDPTASGVGLNALDWIGRHGNTKEEDIVAVATWIMTDNAHTASARDDFFRASAMQLLTALIADVCLSGHTDEKEQTLRQVRANLSEPEPKLRARLTKIYEGSDSDFVKENVSVFVNMTPETFSGVYANAVKETHWLSYRNYAGLVSGDSFSTDDLANGETDIFIALDLKVLEAHPGFARVVIGSLLNAIYNRNGDVKGRTLFLLDEVARLGYLRILETARDAGRKYGITLTMIFQSLGQMREAYGGRDATSKWFESASWISFAAINDPDTADYISKRCGDTTVEVDQTNRSTGMKGSSRSRSKQLNRRPLILPHEVLRMRADEQIVFTAGNAPLRCGRAVWFRREDMKACVGENRFHKNSSGTDSPGR; this is translated from the coding sequence ATGACGGCGAATAGGCTGCTTCTGACAATCCTGCCCGCAGCAATCATGATCGCGGCGCTGGTCATGATGTCAGGCTTAGAACATCGGCTGGCAGCACTCGGAACATCAGCGCCGGCGAGGCTGGCACTGGGCCGCGCCGGGCTCGTCCTGCCCTACGTGGGCGCCGCCGCGATCGGCGTTGTTGCGCTGTTCGCCACCCATGGTTCGACGAATATCAAGGCCGCCGGTCTGAGCGTGCTGGCTGGAAGTGCTGTGGTCGTCATCATCGCTATGACACGCGAGGCCATTCGACTGGCCGCTATTGCCAGCGACGTCCCGGCCGGTCAATCGGTTCTCGCCTACGCCGACCCGGCAACCATGCTCGGCGCGGCCGTCGCCTTCATCGGAAGCGTCTTCGCTTTGCGGGTTGCGATAAAGGGGAATGCCGCCTTCGCAATGGCAGCCCCGAAGCGGATCGGCGGCAAACGCGCTGTCCACGGCGAGGCCGACTGGATGAAACTGCCCGAAGCCGCAAAGGTGTTTCCCGAAGCCGGCGGTATCGTCATCGGCGAACGTTACCGCGTCGATCGCGACAGCGTTGCCACTATGCCGTTCCGCTCCGATGAACCGCAAAGCTGGGGTGCCGGTGGCAAGTCGCCGCTGCTCTGCTTCGACGGCTCTTTCGGCTCGTCGCACGGGATCGTCTTTGCTGGCTCCGGCGGTTTCAAGACGACGTCGGTGACGATCCCGACCGCGCTCAAATGGGGCGGCGGCCTCGTCGTATTGGATCCGTCAAGCGAGGTCGCGCCGATGGTGATCGAACATCGGCGCAAGGCCGGCCGCAAGGTGATCGTGCTTGATCCAACCGCGTCTGGTGTCGGCTTGAATGCGCTCGACTGGATCGGTCGTCACGGCAATACCAAGGAAGAAGATATCGTCGCCGTCGCCACGTGGATCATGACCGACAATGCCCACACGGCATCTGCCCGCGACGACTTCTTCAGGGCCTCGGCGATGCAGCTCCTGACGGCTTTGATCGCCGACGTCTGCCTGTCCGGCCACACCGATGAAAAGGAGCAGACTTTGCGCCAGGTTCGCGCCAATCTGTCCGAACCCGAGCCGAAGCTTCGAGCACGTTTGACGAAGATCTATGAAGGGTCGGATTCGGATTTCGTGAAGGAGAATGTCTCCGTCTTCGTCAACATGACGCCGGAGACGTTTTCCGGGGTTTATGCCAATGCAGTCAAGGAAACGCACTGGCTGTCCTACCGGAACTATGCCGGACTGGTGTCCGGCGACAGTTTCTCGACTGACGATCTCGCAAACGGCGAGACCGATATCTTCATCGCGCTCGATCTGAAAGTGCTGGAAGCCCATCCCGGATTTGCGCGCGTCGTCATCGGCTCGCTGCTCAACGCGATCTATAACCGCAACGGCGACGTGAAGGGTCGGACCCTCTTCCTGCTCGACGAGGTCGCAAGGCTCGGCTATCTGCGCATCCTCGAAACTGCTCGAGACGCAGGCCGCAAATACGGCATCACGCTGACAATGATCTTCCAGTCGCTTGGCCAAATGCGCGAGGCTTATGGCGGGCGTGATGCAACGAGCAAGTGGTTCGAATCCGCATCGTGGATTTCGTTTGCGGCGATCAACGATCCCGACACCGCTGATTACATTTCCAAGCGCTGCGGCGACACCACGGTCGAGGTGGACCAAACCAACCGTTCAACCGGAATGAAAGGATCGTCGCGCTCGCGATCAAAGCAGCTTAACCGCCGGCCGTTGATCCTTCCGCATGAGGTTCTGCGCATGCGCGCCGACG
- a CDS encoding TraH family protein, whose product MLDAVLIQQCADPTLEAAIVEQFIAKAGSQDPLTITVRSGNRMVLVPKPTTPEEALALIRDNLGRNTVRVGITQYPAGLGIVEAGQLKPDLVDPCENIRMGTTLFAKVFRIVSKWYGNPTAKEVLPQVMDDAVIAWQTGYFEGAAVFRAEDPGQQKIARPGTVDPEKSEEDSHLDDASDVVKSATDAVASDPNKASIRIDLSGIGARP is encoded by the coding sequence ATGCTCGATGCCGTCCTTATCCAGCAATGCGCCGATCCTACCCTGGAGGCTGCGATCGTCGAGCAGTTCATCGCGAAGGCCGGATCGCAGGACCCGCTGACCATTACCGTGCGCTCCGGCAACCGCATGGTGCTGGTGCCGAAGCCGACAACGCCGGAAGAGGCACTGGCTCTGATCCGCGACAATCTCGGTCGCAACACCGTTCGCGTCGGCATCACCCAGTATCCGGCAGGCCTCGGCATTGTCGAGGCCGGTCAGTTGAAGCCGGATCTGGTCGATCCTTGCGAGAATATCCGCATGGGGACGACGCTGTTTGCCAAGGTCTTTCGCATCGTTTCAAAATGGTATGGCAATCCCACGGCGAAAGAAGTCCTGCCTCAGGTCATGGATGATGCGGTCATCGCCTGGCAGACGGGATATTTCGAAGGGGCGGCGGTGTTTCGGGCGGAGGATCCGGGACAGCAAAAAATCGCTCGGCCTGGAACCGTCGATCCCGAGAAATCCGAAGAGGATAGCCACCTCGATGACGCCAGTGACGTGGTGAAATCTGCGACCGATGCGGTAGCATCCGATCCGAACAAGGCAAGCATTAGGATCGACCTCTCCGGGATCGGTGCAAGGCCGTAA